The proteins below come from a single Streptococcus porcinus genomic window:
- the udk gene encoding uridine kinase: MNKKPIIIGVTGGSGGGKTSVSRAILDHFPNARIAMIQHDSYYRDQAHLSFEERVKTNYDHPLAFETDFMIEQLKELLEGRPVDIPIYDYKAHTRSHKTFRQEPQDVIIVEGILVLEDERLRNLMDIKLFVDTDDDIRIIRRIKRDMMERGRSLDSIIEQYTTVVKPMYHQFIEPSKRYADIIVPEGVSNVVAIDLINTKIASILAEYQGE, from the coding sequence ATGAATAAGAAGCCGATTATTATAGGTGTTACAGGTGGGTCTGGTGGCGGAAAAACAAGTGTATCAAGAGCAATTTTGGATCATTTTCCTAACGCAAGAATTGCTATGATTCAACATGATTCTTATTATCGGGATCAAGCTCATTTAAGTTTTGAAGAAAGAGTAAAGACGAATTATGATCACCCATTAGCTTTCGAAACTGATTTTATGATTGAACAGCTGAAAGAATTATTAGAAGGACGACCGGTTGATATTCCGATATATGATTACAAAGCACATACCCGGAGTCATAAAACTTTCCGTCAAGAACCACAAGATGTTATTATTGTCGAAGGAATCCTAGTATTAGAGGATGAGCGCTTACGTAATTTAATGGATATCAAACTTTTCGTTGATACTGATGATGATATTCGAATTATTCGTCGTATTAAACGTGATATGATGGAGCGTGGTAGGAGTTTAGATAGTATTATTGAACAGTACACAACTGTTGTAAAACCTATGTATCATCAATTTATCGAGCCAAGTAAACGTTATGCAGATATTATTGTTCCTGAAGGTGTGAGTAATGTCGTAGCTATCGATTTAATCAACACAAAAATTGCAAGTATATTAGCGGAATATCAAGGTGAATAA
- a CDS encoding DUF1294 domain-containing protein: protein MNNLRVILALLSILLLWNLIVFAVYGIDKGRAIKGRWRISESTLIGMTLFFGGLGAWLAAKIFHHKTQKWYFQVIWGIGIAILVILGYFIYFYSCLN from the coding sequence GTGAATAATTTAAGAGTAATACTAGCACTTCTCAGTATATTATTGTTATGGAACTTGATTGTTTTTGCAGTTTATGGGATTGATAAAGGTAGAGCAATTAAAGGCCGATGGCGTATCTCAGAGTCAACTTTAATCGGAATGACTCTCTTTTTTGGAGGACTAGGTGCTTGGCTTGCCGCTAAAATATTTCATCATAAAACACAGAAATGGTACTTTCAAGTGATTTGGGGCATAGGAATAGCTATTCTTGTGATACTGGGATATTTTATTTATTTTTATTCTTGTCTCAATTAA
- a CDS encoding GAF domain-containing protein encodes MNMTTKEKNYQLMIAQAQALFANEDNAMANLANASALLMASLPHSVFSGFYLFDGNELILGPFQGGVSCVRIALGKGVCGQAALEEKTIIVSGVTRHENYISCDSKAMSEIVIPMIKNGHLLGVLDLDSSVVDDYDQLDRVYLERLVAILVENSSFNFEIFGVKN; translated from the coding sequence ATGAATATGACGACAAAAGAAAAAAATTATCAACTCATGATTGCTCAGGCGCAGGCTTTATTTGCCAATGAAGATAATGCTATGGCCAACTTAGCAAATGCTAGTGCCTTATTAATGGCTAGCTTACCTCATTCTGTTTTTTCAGGTTTTTATTTATTTGATGGAAATGAGCTCATTCTAGGTCCTTTTCAAGGTGGTGTTTCCTGTGTTCGGATTGCTCTAGGTAAAGGTGTTTGTGGTCAAGCTGCGCTAGAAGAAAAAACCATTATTGTGTCAGGCGTCACACGACATGAAAATTATATTTCCTGTGATTCCAAAGCAATGAGCGAGATTGTGATACCTATGATTAAAAACGGTCACCTATTGGGGGTCTTAGATTTGGACTCCTCAGTAGTGGATGATTATGATCAGTTAGATCGTGTCTACCTGGAGCGACTTGTCGCAATTTTGGTAGAGAACAGCTCTTTCAATTTTGAGATATTTGGGGTGAAAAATTAA
- the dnaX gene encoding DNA polymerase III subunit gamma/tau — protein MYQALYRKYRSQTFAEMVGQKVISTTLKQAVSSGKISHAYLFSGPRGTGKTSAAKIFAKAMNCPNQIDGEPCNHCDICRDITNGSLEDVIEIDAASNNGVDEIREIRDKSTYAPSRATYKVYIIDEVHMLSSGAFNALLKTLEEPSQNVVFILATTELHKIPATILSRVQRFEFKSIKQNDISSHLAWILETEEIPYQDGALDLIARRAEGGMRDALSILDQALSLSAENQVDLAIAEEITGSISLAALDTYVFNLHHHNAQAALSDLATIFDNGKSMSRFATDLLTYLRDLLVVKVGGQTYSQSEHFQENLQIETDAIFAMIATITKYLPEIKKGSHPRIYTEMMTIALSKPATPTTLGKSEEVLTDLENLRAEVALLKETLASLELQTSQTQANTAVASKANYSRKTFTYKVDRQKILTIMEETVQESEKSRQYLDSLKSVWNEILDSISPQDRALLLGSEPVLANSENAILAFEAAFNAEQAMNRQDLNDIFGNIMSKAAGFAPNILAVPRADFNHIRSEFAKQMKAQAQEPVEEKKSNEIPEEFGFLKDKIKTIED, from the coding sequence ATGTACCAAGCTTTGTATCGAAAATATCGGAGTCAAACCTTTGCTGAAATGGTTGGACAAAAGGTGATTTCGACAACTTTAAAACAAGCCGTTTCATCAGGCAAGATTAGCCATGCTTATTTATTTTCTGGACCACGTGGAACGGGTAAAACGAGTGCTGCTAAAATTTTCGCAAAGGCAATGAACTGTCCAAATCAAATTGATGGGGAACCTTGCAACCACTGTGATATCTGCCGTGATATTACCAATGGTAGCTTAGAGGATGTGATTGAGATTGATGCAGCTTCAAATAATGGAGTCGATGAAATTCGTGAGATTCGTGATAAATCAACTTATGCCCCTAGCCGAGCGACTTATAAGGTTTACATTATAGATGAAGTTCATATGTTGTCGAGTGGGGCTTTCAATGCTCTATTAAAGACTTTGGAAGAGCCTAGTCAAAATGTTGTCTTTATCTTAGCTACAACAGAGCTTCATAAAATCCCTGCTACGATTCTTTCAAGAGTTCAACGATTTGAATTCAAGTCTATCAAACAAAATGACATTAGCAGTCATCTTGCCTGGATTTTAGAAACTGAAGAAATTCCTTATCAAGATGGTGCCTTAGATTTGATTGCCCGAAGGGCAGAAGGTGGGATGAGAGATGCCTTGTCGATATTGGATCAGGCATTAAGTTTATCAGCTGAAAACCAGGTTGATTTAGCTATTGCTGAAGAAATAACAGGGTCAATTAGTTTGGCTGCTCTAGACACCTATGTGTTCAACCTTCATCATCACAATGCCCAAGCGGCACTGTCAGATCTGGCTACTATTTTTGATAATGGAAAAAGTATGAGTCGTTTTGCTACGGACTTACTCACTTATTTGAGAGATTTATTGGTGGTAAAAGTGGGTGGTCAGACCTATTCACAATCAGAGCATTTTCAGGAGAATTTGCAGATTGAAACGGACGCTATCTTTGCTATGATTGCAACTATTACCAAGTATTTACCGGAAATTAAAAAAGGCAGTCATCCTAGAATTTATACTGAAATGATGACCATCGCCTTGTCTAAACCGGCTACTCCAACTACTTTGGGAAAGTCAGAAGAAGTACTGACTGATTTGGAAAATTTGCGAGCTGAGGTGGCCCTGTTAAAAGAAACTTTAGCATCTTTAGAACTACAGACTTCGCAAACACAAGCGAATACAGCTGTTGCTAGCAAAGCTAATTATTCTCGGAAAACCTTTACCTACAAAGTCGATCGTCAGAAAATTTTGACTATCATGGAGGAAACTGTTCAAGAGAGTGAAAAATCGCGACAATATCTAGATTCTTTAAAATCGGTGTGGAATGAAATTTTGGATAGTATTTCTCCCCAAGATAGAGCTTTGCTTTTAGGTTCAGAGCCAGTTCTTGCTAATAGTGAAAATGCTATTTTAGCCTTTGAAGCAGCTTTTAATGCGGAGCAAGCTATGAACCGCCAAGATTTAAATGATATATTTGGGAATATTATGAGTAAGGCAGCTGGTTTTGCACCAAATATCCTTGCAGTACCAAGGGCTGATTTTAATCACATTAGGTCGGAGTTTGCCAAGCAAATGAAGGCTCAAGCACAGGAGCCGGTAGAAGAAAAAAAATCCAATGAGATTCCAGAGGAGTTTGGTTTCTTAAAGGATAAGATAAAAACAATAGAGGATTAA
- a CDS encoding DUF3272 family protein, translating into MTIRQFIIMAIICAFETYFFNEAMFSGNLLFAGFWGFLLIRDLRKAHAITKFAKSLLEATRSTKKKD; encoded by the coding sequence ATGACAATTAGACAATTTATAATTATGGCCATTATTTGTGCCTTTGAAACTTATTTTTTTAATGAAGCGATGTTTTCAGGTAATTTATTATTTGCTGGCTTTTGGGGCTTTTTGTTGATAAGAGATTTAAGAAAAGCTCATGCCATCACTAAATTTGCTAAGAGTCTGTTGGAAGCAACGCGATCTACCAAGAAGAAAGACTAA
- the birA gene encoding bifunctional biotin--[acetyl-CoA-carboxylase] ligase/biotin operon repressor BirA — MKTSEKIYTLLNESNQFVSGEVLADKINLSRTSIWKAIKSLENQGLVIEKSKVKGYKLVRGDLLLPGYISQALDFPVTLTANSISTQKDAKDSITANEQTPHLFLATSQEKAKGRMNRDFFTSNTGGIYMSLHLKPNVTYAQLNPYTLMVASSIVKAISRLTGIETQIKWVNDIYLKQKKIAGIITEAITSVETGLITDVIIGVGLNFDIPSFPDEIRSKAGSLFQGNAPISRNQLIVEIWNLFFNIPVKDHLKVYKEKSLVLDREVSFLEKDQLVTARAIDITDQGHLIVQLADGQQQILRSGEISLSSW; from the coding sequence ATGAAAACATCTGAAAAAATATATACTCTTTTAAATGAATCTAATCAGTTTGTTAGTGGCGAAGTGTTGGCAGATAAAATTAATTTATCTAGAACTTCTATCTGGAAAGCTATTAAATCTTTAGAAAATCAAGGATTAGTCATTGAGAAATCGAAAGTTAAAGGCTATAAGCTCGTAAGAGGTGACTTGCTGTTACCTGGTTATATTAGTCAAGCCTTAGACTTTCCAGTGACCTTAACTGCAAATAGTATATCAACCCAGAAAGATGCTAAAGATAGTATTACAGCTAACGAGCAGACTCCCCATTTATTCCTAGCAACCAGTCAGGAAAAAGCTAAAGGTCGAATGAATCGTGACTTTTTTACATCTAATACAGGTGGTATCTACATGTCTCTTCATTTAAAACCAAATGTTACTTATGCTCAACTTAATCCCTACACACTAATGGTAGCTTCAAGTATCGTTAAAGCCATTTCCCGTTTAACAGGTATTGAAACCCAGATTAAATGGGTTAATGATATCTACTTGAAGCAAAAAAAAATAGCCGGTATCATTACCGAAGCTATTACTTCTGTTGAAACAGGCTTAATTACAGATGTTATTATTGGTGTAGGATTAAATTTCGATATCCCAAGCTTTCCTGATGAAATCCGCTCTAAGGCTGGATCCCTTTTTCAGGGAAATGCCCCCATTAGTCGTAACCAATTAATCGTTGAAATATGGAATCTATTTTTTAATATTCCTGTTAAAGACCATTTAAAAGTTTACAAAGAAAAGTCATTAGTACTAGACAGAGAGGTTTCTTTTTTAGAAAAGGACCAATTAGTAACTGCACGCGCTATTGACATTACAGATCAAGGTCATCTCATAGTGCAACTAGCCGATGGCCAACAGCAAATCTTAAGAAGTGGCGAAATTAGTCTTTCTTCTTGGTAG
- a CDS encoding leucine-rich repeat domain-containing protein, whose protein sequence is MKKRTYLLIVGLTLSCGTAIAINLSQSKELSKTVPGSQKISTEVQKKQKIAASKKRKGTAGVDYPTSDGFKLEAHSKILSRTDSGIVVEHGNHSHFIFYKDLQGTAFAYLIPEGASLSKPSELVMKSSDFGAGHHYVFDPKDIVAEDANGYTVRHDDHFHYILKSSLGLTSTTPTGLTHSQTFHRSRHYVPQNRGISGLDYATSDGFKFDGTGIVGTTKESILVNHNGHLHPISFEDLRKSGWETVAEEFEHKANKKDHNTVEKKEDDFQLKLDYLAKALNLPSTVIERIETEDGRIGLKYPHHDHSHVLMLEDIEIGKPIPDPHELEHERELEKHKVGMQTLKKMGFDDDVILDIVRTHQAETEFPSNETNPELMKKWLATVNKLDLGSRQNPLKRFGLALLPNLETLGIGFTPIDDMKPVLQFKKLKRLLMTATGVKNYDFLQYMPQLEAIDISQNQIGDLSFLKPYKNLNLIAAADNNIKSLEPLAELPNLKFLVLSNNDIQDLKPLQGLDKLQEIHIENNKLSDLSPLAGKKELKVLNLSENSNVDLSTLTLPNLETLTVNNSGLKHLTFLGKNLSLSELTAAKNQIESLEGIELAKKLHFLDVQGNKISSLKIPGKQESLKFINVSDNKLQNLEGINDYKSLETLRAASNDINTLKVSEPNQQVKSLDVSHNQIPKEELTLNEKEIPVGVAQHFKAVTEGSIEGNKSAHETSRLVEKSTDDKEESKEATE, encoded by the coding sequence ATGAAAAAACGTACATATTTACTTATAGTAGGACTGACATTATCATGTGGTACTGCTATCGCTATTAATTTATCGCAGTCTAAAGAATTATCGAAGACTGTGCCTGGAAGTCAAAAAATCAGCACTGAGGTTCAAAAAAAACAAAAGATAGCTGCTTCCAAAAAAAGAAAGGGGACAGCAGGTGTTGATTATCCGACAAGTGATGGTTTTAAATTAGAGGCTCACTCAAAGATTTTATCTCGGACTGATTCAGGGATTGTAGTAGAACATGGCAATCATTCCCATTTCATTTTCTATAAAGATTTACAGGGGACTGCTTTTGCCTATTTGATACCTGAGGGTGCAAGTCTAAGTAAGCCATCCGAACTGGTGATGAAATCTTCTGATTTTGGTGCAGGTCACCATTATGTCTTTGATCCCAAAGATATTGTTGCAGAAGATGCTAATGGTTATACCGTAAGGCATGATGATCATTTTCATTATATTTTAAAATCAAGTCTAGGGCTTACTTCAACTACCCCCACCGGCCTGACTCACTCTCAGACCTTCCATCGTAGTAGACACTATGTGCCTCAAAATAGAGGAATTTCTGGTTTAGACTATGCAACCTCGGATGGCTTTAAATTTGATGGAACTGGTATTGTTGGGACTACAAAGGAGAGCATTCTAGTTAATCATAACGGTCATTTGCATCCGATTTCTTTTGAGGATTTACGTAAATCAGGGTGGGAAACTGTTGCAGAAGAATTTGAACATAAAGCTAATAAAAAAGACCACAATACTGTTGAGAAAAAAGAAGATGATTTTCAACTTAAGCTAGACTACCTGGCAAAAGCTTTGAATCTACCCTCAACTGTAATTGAACGCATTGAGACAGAAGACGGTCGGATTGGTCTTAAGTACCCTCATCATGATCATAGTCATGTCTTAATGTTAGAGGATATTGAAATAGGTAAGCCTATCCCTGATCCTCATGAGCTTGAGCACGAGAGGGAATTAGAAAAGCACAAAGTGGGTATGCAGACCTTGAAAAAGATGGGATTCGATGATGATGTAATACTTGACATTGTTAGAACTCATCAAGCAGAAACGGAATTTCCATCTAATGAAACCAATCCGGAGCTAATGAAAAAATGGTTAGCTACAGTTAATAAATTAGACCTTGGTAGTCGTCAGAATCCATTAAAACGTTTTGGCTTAGCTCTTCTTCCAAATTTAGAAACCTTGGGTATTGGCTTTACACCAATTGATGATATGAAGCCGGTTCTTCAATTTAAAAAATTGAAACGTTTATTAATGACAGCAACAGGGGTTAAAAATTATGATTTCTTACAGTATATGCCACAGCTTGAAGCTATTGATATCTCACAAAACCAGATAGGTGATTTAAGCTTCTTGAAGCCTTATAAAAATTTGAATTTAATTGCAGCAGCAGATAATAATATCAAATCATTGGAACCTTTGGCAGAACTTCCGAATTTAAAATTTTTAGTATTAAGTAATAATGATATTCAAGATTTGAAACCGTTACAAGGTTTGGACAAGTTGCAAGAAATTCATATTGAGAATAATAAGCTTAGTGATTTGAGTCCATTAGCTGGAAAGAAAGAGTTAAAAGTTTTAAACCTTTCAGAAAATAGTAATGTTGATTTATCAACTTTAACCCTTCCGAATTTGGAGACTCTGACAGTTAACAATAGTGGTTTGAAACATTTAACATTCTTGGGGAAAAATTTGTCACTTTCAGAATTAACTGCAGCAAAAAACCAAATTGAAAGTTTAGAAGGAATCGAGCTGGCTAAAAAACTTCATTTCCTTGATGTTCAAGGAAATAAGATTAGCAGTCTGAAAATTCCTGGAAAGCAGGAATCTCTAAAATTTATAAATGTTTCTGATAATAAATTACAAAACTTAGAGGGAATAAACGACTATAAATCACTGGAAACCTTACGTGCAGCTTCTAATGACATTAACACCTTAAAGGTATCAGAACCAAATCAACAAGTTAAAAGTCTAGATGTTAGCCATAATCAAATACCCAAAGAAGAGTTGACTTTAAATGAGAAAGAAATTCCGGTTGGAGTAGCTCAACATTTTAAAGCTGTTACAGAAGGCTCTATTGAAGGGAACAAATCTGCTCATGAAACTTCTAGATTAGTAGAGAAGAGTACTGATGATAAAGAGGAAAGTAAAGAAGCGACTGAGTAA
- the metK gene encoding methionine adenosyltransferase encodes MSERKLFTSESVSEGHPDKIADQISDAILDAILTEDPEAHVAAETVVYTGSVHVFGEISTSAYVDINRVVRDTIAEIGYTEAEYGFSANSVGVHPSLVEQSADIAQGVNEALEIREGAADELNVIGAGDQGLMFGFAIDETPELMPLPIALSHKLVKKLADLRKAGTISYLRPDAKSQVTVEYDESDQPVRVDTVVISTQHDPDVSNEQIRQDVINHVIKAVIPANLLDSQTRYFINPTGRFVIGGPQGDSGLTGRKIIVDTYGGYSRHGGGAFSGKDATKVDRSASYAARYIAKNIVAAGLARKAEVQLAYAIGVAQPVSVRIDTFNTATVSESRIEAAVRQLFDLRPAGIIQMLDLKRPIYKQTAAYGHMGRTDIELPWEKIDKVDALKKLLS; translated from the coding sequence ATGTCAGAACGTAAACTTTTCACGTCTGAGTCAGTTTCGGAAGGACATCCAGATAAGATTGCAGATCAAATTTCAGATGCAATTTTAGATGCTATCCTTACAGAAGACCCAGAAGCCCATGTAGCTGCTGAGACAGTTGTATATACTGGATCTGTTCATGTTTTTGGGGAAATCTCGACATCGGCCTATGTTGATATTAATCGTGTGGTACGTGATACTATCGCAGAAATTGGTTACACTGAAGCAGAATATGGTTTTTCTGCAAATTCTGTAGGTGTACACCCATCTTTAGTTGAGCAATCAGCCGATATTGCGCAAGGAGTTAATGAAGCTCTTGAAATCCGTGAGGGAGCTGCTGATGAATTGAATGTAATAGGTGCTGGCGATCAGGGGCTAATGTTTGGCTTTGCAATTGATGAAACACCAGAATTAATGCCTTTACCTATAGCTCTGTCACACAAGTTGGTTAAAAAGCTAGCTGATTTACGAAAAGCTGGTACTATTTCCTATTTGAGGCCAGATGCTAAATCTCAAGTGACGGTTGAGTATGATGAGTCAGATCAACCAGTCAGAGTTGATACTGTTGTTATCTCTACCCAACATGATCCTGATGTTAGCAATGAACAAATTCGTCAAGATGTGATTAATCACGTTATTAAAGCGGTCATACCTGCTAATTTACTGGATAGCCAGACACGCTATTTTATTAATCCCACAGGCCGGTTCGTTATTGGAGGACCTCAAGGAGATTCTGGTCTAACGGGTCGTAAAATCATCGTTGATACCTATGGGGGCTATTCTCGCCATGGTGGAGGAGCCTTTTCTGGTAAAGATGCTACTAAGGTAGATCGCTCAGCTTCCTATGCAGCTCGTTATATTGCTAAAAATATTGTTGCAGCTGGACTAGCTAGAAAAGCTGAAGTACAATTAGCGTATGCAATTGGGGTTGCCCAGCCGGTTTCTGTTAGAATTGATACTTTTAATACGGCAACTGTATCAGAGAGTCGGATTGAGGCAGCAGTGAGACAATTATTTGATTTACGTCCTGCCGGAATTATCCAAATGCTTGATTTGAAACGCCCTATTTACAAGCAAACGGCTGCTTATGGGCATATGGGAAGAACAGATATTGAGCTTCCTTGGGAAAAAATAGATAAAGTTGATGCTTTGAAGAAACTACTAAGTTAA
- a CDS encoding IS3 family transposase — protein sequence MVSRDLPIICGLPGRPLYKAFNQDLVKPITEIFTEQPKGDRYVCSQLRRHYNIIRNNKTIYRYMRILGLKSPIRQKKYHYWTQREINEKARHVHYNVLAQNFKASRPLEKCVADVSFVNHNHGRMYLSVIKDLYDNSILAYTISDFNDNQLVFRTIDLVFDEDWNTTKECILHSDQGFQYPNKVYLKKLDQLGVAISHSGKGNCYDNTCCENFFSHLKSESLKLHIPEDRASLINQIDDYILWYNTDRPQEKLKGMTPFEFRKSYF from the coding sequence TTGGTTTCCCGAGATCTTCCTATTATCTGTGGGTTGCCTGGAAGGCCACTTTATAAGGCGTTTAATCAAGATTTAGTCAAACCAATAACTGAAATTTTTACTGAGCAACCTAAAGGGGATCGCTATGTTTGTAGCCAACTAAGAAGACACTATAACATCATTCGTAATAATAAAACAATATACCGTTACATGAGAATTTTAGGGCTCAAATCACCTATCCGTCAGAAGAAATATCATTATTGGACACAACGTGAAATAAATGAAAAGGCAAGACACGTCCACTATAACGTTCTTGCCCAAAACTTTAAAGCATCTCGCCCTCTTGAGAAGTGTGTTGCTGACGTAAGCTTTGTCAATCACAACCATGGACGGATGTATTTAAGTGTCATTAAAGACTTATATGACAACTCTATTCTAGCCTATACCATATCAGATTTCAATGATAACCAACTAGTATTTAGGACTATTGACTTAGTGTTTGATGAAGATTGGAATACAACAAAAGAATGCATCCTTCATTCAGATCAAGGGTTCCAATATCCTAACAAAGTGTACTTAAAGAAGTTAGATCAACTAGGAGTTGCTATTTCGCACTCTGGTAAAGGTAACTGTTATGATAATACCTGTTGCGAGAATTTCTTTTCCCATCTCAAAAGTGAATCCTTAAAACTTCACATTCCTGAGGACAGGGCTAGTCTAATAAATCAAATTGATGACTATATTCTTTGGTATAACACTGATAGACCACAAGAAAAACTAAAAGGTATGACTCCTTTTGAATTTAGGAAATCATACTTCTAA
- a CDS encoding UDP-N-acetylglucosamine 1-carboxyvinyltransferase, which translates to MRKIIINGGKPLSGQVAVSGAKNSVVALIPAIILADEKVTLDGVPNISDVDSLVDIMEIMGAQCLYQDETLTIDPSQVKSVAMPYGKINSLRASYYFYSSLLGRFGKATVGLPGGCDLGPRPIDLHLKAFEAMGAEVSFEGEYMHLEAEGGRLHGAHIYMDTVSVGATINTMLAATRAVGKTVIENAAREPEIIDIATLLNNMGAHIRGAGTDIITIEGVEALHGTSHQVIPDRIEAGTYIALAAAIGEGIKITNVLYEHLESFIAKLEEMGVRMTVEEDAIFVEKQENLKAVSIKTSPYPGFATDLQQPMTPLLLSANGRGTIIDTIYEKRVNHVPEMARMGANISILGGQIVFQGPNQLTGAQVKATDLRAGAALVTAGLMAEGRTEIHNIEFILRGYAKIIEKLKALGADIELIEE; encoded by the coding sequence ATGCGAAAAATTATTATTAATGGTGGTAAACCTTTATCAGGGCAAGTGGCTGTCTCTGGTGCAAAAAATAGTGTGGTAGCTTTAATTCCTGCTATTATTTTGGCTGATGAAAAGGTGACTTTAGATGGTGTTCCTAATATCAGTGATGTTGATAGTTTGGTTGATATTATGGAAATTATGGGGGCTCAATGTCTTTATCAAGACGAGACTCTTACGATTGATCCTAGTCAGGTCAAAAGCGTTGCTATGCCCTATGGGAAAATCAATAGTTTAAGAGCATCTTATTACTTTTATAGCAGTCTCTTGGGGCGTTTTGGGAAAGCTACTGTTGGCCTGCCAGGAGGTTGCGATTTAGGTCCAAGGCCGATTGATTTACACTTAAAAGCTTTTGAAGCGATGGGGGCTGAAGTTTCCTTTGAAGGTGAATATATGCATTTAGAGGCCGAGGGTGGACGCCTCCACGGTGCTCATATTTACATGGATACCGTTAGTGTAGGGGCAACGATTAATACAATGTTAGCTGCTACTCGAGCGGTTGGAAAAACAGTGATTGAGAATGCTGCTAGGGAACCTGAAATTATTGATATTGCAACTTTGTTGAATAACATGGGAGCACACATTCGAGGCGCAGGTACGGACATTATTACGATTGAAGGCGTAGAAGCACTCCATGGGACGAGCCATCAAGTTATTCCGGATAGAATTGAAGCAGGTACATATATTGCCCTGGCAGCAGCCATTGGTGAAGGTATTAAAATTACAAACGTTTTATATGAACATTTAGAAAGTTTTATTGCTAAGCTGGAAGAAATGGGTGTTCGGATGACGGTTGAAGAAGATGCTATCTTTGTTGAGAAACAAGAGAATCTTAAGGCTGTGAGTATTAAAACATCACCCTACCCTGGCTTTGCTACTGATTTACAACAACCCATGACACCTCTACTCTTGTCTGCGAACGGTCGAGGTACTATTATTGATACTATCTATGAAAAACGTGTCAATCATGTTCCTGAAATGGCTCGTATGGGTGCTAATATTTCAATATTGGGTGGTCAAATTGTGTTTCAAGGACCAAATCAATTGACTGGAGCTCAAGTTAAGGCAACTGATTTAAGAGCTGGAGCTGCTTTAGTGACAGCTGGTTTGATGGCTGAAGGACGAACAGAAATTCATAATATTGAATTTATCCTTCGTGGCTATGCTAAAATTATTGAAAAATTAAAAGCACTTGGTGCCGATATTGAATTAATTGAAGAATAG